In Uranotaenia lowii strain MFRU-FL chromosome 2, ASM2978415v1, whole genome shotgun sequence, one genomic interval encodes:
- the LOC129741649 gene encoding pickpocket protein 28-like: protein MARIRFLRALRILWVEYCEENTISAMKYLTMSNQGLMDRGWWGKWVDNPIYISYETQQIPMWQVPFPAVTVCPIVQGKAQYYDIDEAVDRAMHGGKLDREDYNYLGALSHVCPTMSKYFKFGGKYSASTVEMLVDIALDFEQVFIICRWMNTYINCSKLWSQTITDSGVCFTFNSISVENLYRLENLHREFAYSEVSGMSDDWFRETGYTNNVDMQAYPRRQIGTGLRFGLKAFLLSYMFDDSYYCHGAKTGFKLFVHPPDEAPSFDQFYYHVSLRDSISMMIKPQVTATSQSLRSQPYKDRQCLFENERYLRFFRIYNQHNCIQECMVNFTYDLCGCVKFSMPRSADMRECAPSEISCYSGAYIKMYSQQIGKNTSNPCGCLPACGSLSYDVEISNMPLDILSIFRAYGQDNANMSEFVMSQISISIKDKWILPMVRQELMGVGDLVGTLGGLFGLMIGVSALSLLEIVYFCLIRPFRKEKPAPRKRYVIPWRNPYR, encoded by the exons ATGGCACGTATTCGTTTCCTCAGAGCTTTGCGAATACTATGGGTGGAATACTGTGAAGAAAATACCATCAGCGCCATGAAGTACTTGACAATGAGCAATCAAGGACTGATGGATCGAGGATGGTGGGGT AAATGGGTTGATAATCCTATCTATATCAGTTACGAGACACAGCAGATTCCGATGTGGCAGGTTCCATTTCCTGCTGTTACAGTTTGTCCCATCGTCCAAGGTAAGGCTCAATATTACGATATTGACGAAGCAGTCGATAGAGCCATGCATGGAGGTAAGCTCGACAGAGAAGA TTATAATTATCTCGGCGCTTTATCCCATGTATGTCCGACgatgtcaaaatattttaaatttggcgGGAAATATTCAGCTTCAACTGTCGAAATGTTGGTGGACATTGCTTTggattttgaacaagtttttataatatGTCGCTGGATGAATACGTACATTAATTGTAGCAAACTTTGGTCTCAAACAATAACCGATAGCGGAGTTTgctttacattcaattcaaTATCAGTTGAGAATCTGTACAGATTGGAAAATCTTCACCGAGAGTTTGCCTATTCCGAAGTGTCTGGTATGTCTGATGATTGGTTTCGTGAGACCGGTTACACTAATAACGTGGATATGCAAGCATACCCAAGAAGACAAATTGGAACTGGATTAAGATTTGGCTTAAAAGCTTTTTTGCTTTCTTATATGTTCGATGATTCTTATTATTGCCAT GGCGCCAAGACCGGATTTAAACTGTTTGTTCATCCTCCAGACGAAGCACCTTCATTCGATCAATTCTACTATCATGTTTCATTGCGCGATAGTATTTCGATGATGATTAAACCACAAGTTACAGCTACATCACAATCACTTCGATCGCAACCATACAAAGA tcgACAGTGTTTGTTCGAAAACGAACGATACCTACGGTTCTTCCGGATCTACAACCAGCATAACTGCATCCAGGAGTGTATGGTTAACTTCACCTACGATTTGTGTGGATGCGTTAAATTTTCCATGCCAAGAAGCGCGGACATGCGAGAGTGCGCCCCCAGCGAAATCAGCTGCTACTCTGGAGCCTATATCAAAATGTATTCCCAGCAAATCGGGAAAAATACTAGCAATCCTTGTGGTTGTTTGCCAGCCTGCGGATCACTGTCCTATGATGTAGAAATTTCCAATATGCCACTGGATATACTGTCGATTTTTAGAGCTTACGGACAAGATAACGCCAA tatgTCGGAATTTGTTATGTCTCAAATTTCGATCAGCATTAAAGACAAATGGATACTGCCAATGGTCCGTCAGGAATTGATGGGCGTTGGTGATTTGGTGGGTACTTTGGGAGGTTTGTTCGGACTCATGATTGGAGTGAGTGCTTTGAGTCTCTTGGAAATCGTTTACTTCTGCCTCATAAGACCCTTTAGAAAGGAAAAACCTGCTCCTAGAAAACGGTATGTGATACCGTGGCGGAATCCATATCGATAA